The Crocosphaera subtropica ATCC 51142 genome includes a window with the following:
- a CDS encoding alkaline phosphatase, with protein MAKNVIMIVGDGMGWEMVRAAAIAKQIDEGHQGNTLEDFYTEGKGEGLSFQELEGYTNATTYSTIIDGDIGNSAFEGDPRDRVTGEGELREGFTLPRDSDDSSTGFDPSFNPYANEDFPGVGNLVGYDPQQGGPQPWIQGSNPEYIKQNFTDSAAAGTSLYSGVKTFAGALGVDIFEQPVETILETAKAQGKATGTVSSVPFSHATPAATASHVNNRGKLDDGIPEGALEGEEFEAGDSVTQQMLLEIQPDLILGGGHPLDYNNTDSEMGGELNFVYIAESTYEELSNNPDGDNLYGYNFLERNPNAGETLLEAAEALNPEDGDRLFGLYGARGQNGNLPLVTADSDYSNTGLNTFSHRSSQRAGETPDLNRPLMPGETIEDFIAREADENPTLAEMTAASLEFLSKDEDGFFLAVEQGDMDWVLHDNNMDNLLGTFRDIDETVEVTVDWIEENGGWEENLLIVTADHDHYMTLTEDFPALYREYGAEALTTAFDSATAGHYFGSDPEDKYQWGSHSNRPVPVYYQGAGSEVLDGFIGQGFENYGVQVPGIPNHVDLVHLAQTARTAILQGETPLQEETPEVPTMVRGTADADFFDTENPGESGFIGDNQILFAGSGDDFVDVSFAPGGDRSRIDLGSGDDIIFAGSNNRILAGSGDDILFLGSGEGNNIVTGGSGMDQFWLTNDDIDVPANANTITDFTIGEDVIGFGATDLSFDDLMLTQNGADTTINALGQDLAVLRGINSTDLTAADFVFA; from the coding sequence ATGGCCAAGAATGTCATTATGATTGTCGGTGATGGTATGGGCTGGGAAATGGTTCGTGCTGCTGCCATTGCCAAACAAATTGACGAAGGACACCAAGGAAATACTTTAGAGGATTTCTATACAGAGGGTAAAGGCGAAGGACTGAGCTTTCAAGAACTAGAAGGCTACACCAATGCCACTACTTATTCAACAATTATTGACGGTGACATAGGTAATTCAGCCTTTGAGGGAGATCCTAGAGACCGCGTTACTGGTGAAGGCGAACTGCGTGAAGGATTTACCTTGCCAAGGGATTCAGATGATAGCTCAACTGGCTTCGATCCTAGCTTTAACCCCTATGCCAATGAAGACTTTCCAGGGGTAGGTAATCTCGTTGGTTATGATCCTCAGCAAGGCGGTCCTCAACCTTGGATTCAAGGTTCTAACCCGGAATACATCAAGCAAAACTTTACTGACTCTGCTGCTGCTGGCACGTCTCTCTATTCGGGAGTTAAGACATTTGCTGGAGCTTTAGGAGTTGACATTTTCGAGCAGCCAGTGGAAACCATTCTCGAAACTGCCAAAGCACAAGGAAAAGCTACAGGTACAGTTTCTAGCGTTCCTTTCAGCCATGCCACCCCTGCTGCAACTGCTTCTCACGTTAACAACCGAGGTAAGCTAGATGACGGCATCCCTGAAGGTGCTTTAGAAGGAGAGGAATTTGAGGCTGGTGATAGCGTCACGCAGCAAATGCTGTTAGAAATACAACCCGATCTTATTCTCGGTGGTGGTCATCCTCTCGACTACAACAACACGGACTCAGAAATGGGTGGTGAGCTTAACTTTGTCTATATTGCTGAGTCTACCTATGAGGAACTAAGCAATAATCCTGATGGCGATAATCTCTACGGCTACAATTTTTTAGAGCGCAATCCTAATGCTGGAGAGACTTTGTTAGAGGCAGCAGAAGCACTTAATCCAGAAGATGGCGATCGCTTGTTCGGTCTTTATGGAGCTAGAGGACAAAACGGCAACTTGCCCTTAGTAACCGCAGACAGCGACTACAGTAACACTGGCTTAAATACTTTTTCCCATCGCTCTTCTCAACGGGCAGGAGAAACTCCCGATCTCAATCGTCCGCTGATGCCTGGCGAAACAATAGAAGACTTCATTGCTCGCGAAGCAGATGAGAATCCTACCCTAGCTGAAATGACAGCAGCCTCTTTAGAGTTTCTCAGCAAAGATGAAGATGGTTTCTTCCTTGCTGTAGAACAGGGCGATATGGACTGGGTACTCCATGACAATAATATGGATAATTTACTCGGAACATTTAGAGATATTGACGAGACTGTCGAAGTCACAGTTGATTGGATTGAGGAAAATGGTGGTTGGGAAGAGAATCTCTTAATCGTGACAGCCGATCACGACCACTACATGACCTTAACCGAAGACTTCCCTGCTCTCTATCGAGAGTATGGGGCTGAAGCTTTAACTACTGCTTTCGATTCTGCTACTGCTGGTCATTATTTTGGCTCTGACCCTGAAGATAAGTATCAGTGGGGTTCTCACTCCAACCGTCCCGTTCCCGTTTACTATCAAGGTGCTGGTTCTGAAGTCCTAGATGGTTTTATTGGTCAAGGTTTTGAAAACTATGGCGTTCAAGTACCAGGTATTCCCAATCATGTAGATTTGGTACACTTGGCACAAACAGCACGCACTGCCATTTTACAAGGAGAAACCCCTTTACAAGAAGAAACCCCCGAAGTTCCCACTATGGTTCGCGGGACTGCTGATGCTGATTTCTTTGATACAGAAAATCCTGGAGAGAGCGGATTTATTGGGGATAACCAGATCCTCTTTGCCGGTAGTGGGGATGACTTTGTCGATGTTAGTTTTGCTCCGGGTGGCGATCGCAGTCGCATTGACTTGGGTAGTGGTGACGACATTATTTTTGCCGGTAGCAATAACCGCATCCTTGCAGGTTCTGGGGACGATATCTTATTCCTCGGTTCAGGAGAAGGTAACAATATCGTCACTGGTGGTTCTGGAATGGATCAATTCTGGCTCACCAACGATGACATTGATGTACCAGCTAATGCGAATACCATCACTGACTTTACCATCGGTGAGGATGTGATCGGTTTTGGGGCAACGGATCTCAGTTTTGACGATTTGATGTTAACTCAAAATGGTGCCGATACCACCATTAATGCTTTAGGACAAGATTTAGCGGTCTTAAGAGGTATTAATTCTACTGACTTAACTGCGGCAGATTTTGTGTTTGCTTAA
- a CDS encoding metallophosphoesterase encodes MFRINPYLQQPSSDGTYITWFTEDNISSEVSITGPGLNVPLTFTINPTFEPILSYTDAELNQEIDGLESGSWLLDNENYKHTLDIRDLLPDSTYEYSVTVGDDTFQSSFETAPTAEDWDQIRFVVLSDSETEPRGRVNRRDWQQGALEEESLLRPDIEGSLWAETFGVSGDSLNYPLTENVGYRNNLEIINSREPDFMMMPGDLIQGGGYQPAWDEFFRHNAGEFDSGLSEYPILPALGNWENFGALNGGYGTDPDGRYGPLFGREKYDVYFDAPDNGTPEHQDNYYRIDYGPITILTLDSSNGEPDDNRNNYGGEGQPPQISGQEYTGPGTDTQENITREQYEAAGGTDLADFNPGSPQWNWAIKQLESAREQGQIIFAQFHHAPYSNGTHGLPMNHEDSSGQGGTPMRQYHPLFEEYGVVAVFSGHSEMFERSFVDEDNDGEGVYYYDVGVAGDGMRGQRTDENGNLLSYNEFSQWTADQDEAELWQEVNGVLQNVAGGKHYGHLEVNLENLVEENLTQITFTPVYSFPVLDANYNLIDTERRVYGDEIIIELEQTSEPEPEPLPTTVFGTSDADFFDTEVPDDKQFAGDNQILFAGAGDDYVDVTFAPGGSRSRIDLGSGDDIIFAGSNNRILAGSGDDMLFLGYGEGDNVVTGGSGMDQFWLTNDDIDVPANANTITDFTIGEDVIGFGATDLSFDDLMLTQNGADTTINALGQDLAVLRRIESSDLSVSDFVFA; translated from the coding sequence ATGTTTCGCATTAACCCTTATTTACAACAGCCCTCTAGCGATGGAACTTACATCACTTGGTTCACCGAAGACAATATTTCGAGTGAAGTATCAATTACAGGACCAGGATTGAATGTTCCCCTAACCTTTACCATTAACCCCACATTTGAGCCAATCCTTAGTTACACTGATGCTGAGTTAAATCAAGAGATTGACGGTTTAGAATCAGGATCATGGTTGCTTGACAATGAAAACTATAAGCACACTTTAGACATAAGGGATCTGTTGCCGGACAGCACTTACGAGTATTCGGTGACAGTTGGAGATGATACTTTTCAATCTAGCTTTGAGACAGCCCCTACTGCTGAAGACTGGGATCAGATTCGCTTTGTGGTGCTTTCAGACAGCGAAACCGAACCTCGCGGTCGAGTTAATCGTCGTGATTGGCAACAGGGCGCTTTAGAGGAAGAATCTTTACTGCGTCCAGATATAGAAGGTAGTCTTTGGGCAGAGACTTTTGGGGTTTCTGGCGATAGCCTTAACTATCCCTTAACAGAAAATGTCGGTTACAGAAACAACCTGGAAATCATCAACAGCCGAGAACCCGACTTTATGATGATGCCAGGAGATTTAATTCAAGGGGGTGGTTATCAACCGGCTTGGGATGAATTTTTCCGTCATAATGCCGGTGAGTTTGACAGTGGCTTGTCTGAGTACCCCATCCTACCAGCTTTAGGTAACTGGGAGAACTTTGGCGCACTCAACGGAGGTTATGGAACTGACCCAGACGGACGGTATGGGCCCTTATTTGGTCGCGAAAAATACGATGTTTATTTCGATGCGCCAGACAATGGCACTCCCGAACATCAAGATAATTACTACCGTATTGATTACGGACCCATAACGATTCTGACTCTCGATAGCTCCAACGGTGAACCAGACGATAACCGTAACAACTATGGGGGGGAAGGACAACCCCCTCAAATTAGCGGTCAAGAATATACTGGACCTGGAACGGATACTCAAGAGAACATCACCCGTGAACAGTATGAAGCAGCAGGGGGTACGGATTTAGCAGACTTCAACCCTGGTAGTCCTCAATGGAATTGGGCGATCAAACAGTTAGAATCGGCTCGCGAACAAGGACAAATCATCTTTGCACAGTTCCACCATGCTCCTTACTCTAACGGGACTCATGGCTTACCGATGAATCATGAAGATTCTTCTGGTCAGGGGGGAACGCCGATGCGTCAATATCATCCTCTGTTTGAAGAATATGGTGTGGTCGCGGTTTTCTCTGGTCATAGCGAAATGTTCGAGCGTAGCTTTGTCGATGAAGATAACGACGGAGAAGGGGTTTACTACTACGATGTGGGGGTGGCCGGAGACGGAATGCGCGGACAACGCACCGATGAGAACGGAAATCTCCTCAGCTACAACGAGTTTAGTCAATGGACTGCTGACCAAGACGAAGCAGAATTATGGCAAGAGGTAAATGGTGTACTTCAAAATGTAGCTGGAGGCAAGCACTATGGACATCTAGAAGTTAACTTAGAAAATCTGGTTGAAGAGAACCTAACACAGATTACCTTCACTCCTGTTTATAGTTTTCCCGTTCTCGATGCCAACTACAATCTAATCGATACCGAGCGCCGAGTTTATGGAGATGAAATCATAATCGAACTTGAGCAAACTTCTGAACCTGAACCCGAACCGCTTCCAACCACTGTCTTTGGAACGTCTGATGCTGATTTCTTTGACACAGAAGTCCCTGATGACAAGCAATTTGCAGGAGATAATCAGATTCTCTTTGCTGGTGCTGGCGATGACTATGTCGATGTTACCTTTGCCCCTGGTGGTTCTCGTAGTCGCATTGACTTGGGTAGTGGTGACGACATTATTTTTGCCGGTAGCAATAACCGCATCCTTGCAGGTTCTGGGGATGATATGTTATTCCTCGGTTACGGTGAAGGTGATAATGTTGTTACTGGTGGTTCTGGAATGGATCAATTCTGGCTCACCAACGATGACATTGATGTACCAGCTAATGCGAATACCATCACTGACTTTACCATCGGTGAGGATGTGATCGGTTTTGGGGCAACGGATCTCAGTTTTGACGATTTGATGTTAACTCAAAATGGTGCCGATACCACCATTAATGCTTTAGGACAAGATTTAGCGGTCTTAAGACGCATTGAGTCTAGCGACTTGAGTGTGTCGGATTTTGTCTTTGCTTAA